In Nicotiana tabacum cultivar K326 chromosome 17, ASM71507v2, whole genome shotgun sequence, one DNA window encodes the following:
- the LOC107801339 gene encoding RNA polymerase II transcriptional coactivator KIWI has translation MSRRFGKRKEEDDYASEGDNPPKKSSRTDDSDDADGIVVCEISKNRRVSVRSFQGKIMVDIREFYVKDGKQMPGRKGISLSMDQWNVLRDHADEIDELVANS, from the exons ATGTCGAGAAGGTTCGGAAAGAGAAAGGAAGAGGATGACTACGCTTCAGAAGGCGACAATCCTCCTAAGAAATCTTCCAGAACTGATGATTCTGACGATGCTGATGGCATCGTGGTGTGTGAG ATTTCTAAGAATCGGAGAGTATCAGTTAGGAGCTTTCAAGGGAAGATAATGGTGGATATTCGTGAGTTTTATGTTAAAGATGGCAAGCAAATGCCTGGCAGAAAAG GCATCTCATTGAGTATGGATCAGTGGAATGTACTCAGAGATCATGCAGATGAAATAGATGAGCTTGTCGCGAACAGTTAA